Genomic window (Gemmatimonadaceae bacterium):
TACAAGGAGCTGCAGGACATCATCGCTATCCTCGGCATGGACGAGCTTTCCGAAGAGGACAAGCTGGTTGTCGGTCGCGCCCGCAGGCTGCAGCGGTTTATGTCCCAGCCGTTCGCGGTTGCCGAACAGTTCACCGGCATACCCGGGAAGTATGTCAAGCTCGAGGACACGATATCGTCTTTCGAGAGAGTGGTGGCAGGCGAGTTCGACACGCTGCCCGAACAGGCATTCTTCATGGCCGGGTCGATTGACGACGTCGTCTCGAAGGCCAATGAAATGGCTCAGGTGAAGTAAGACGATGCTTCATGTCTCGGTGATTTCACCGGAAAGCGTCTTGTTCGAAGGAGAGGCTGCAGGCGTCGTAGCGCCGGCGTTCGATGGAGAGGTGGGCATACTTCAAGGTCACGCTCCGATGATGACTCTTCTTGGCACCGGAGCATTGCGGCTGAACGGGGCGGGGGGAGAGAAACGCTTCACGGTCGAGGGCGGGTTTCTTCAGGTGGTGGACAACAAGGTGAGGATCGTGACGGAGAGGGCGACGGCGGCGTAACTCGGCCAAATGCCTGCTGCAAGTCCAGGCCGCGTTCGGGCTGGCAAGCCCCGGCATTGCGGTAATCTGTGTTGTCCCCCATATATGCGATAACGCGCGTTACAATCGCGTTACAGGCAGCATGGTGCTGCTACCGCGGGTCTGGCCCGCGTGCCGAATCGCAGTCAAAGCAAGGGGGATGAATGTCTCTGACTCGTCTGTTGGAGATGGGACGCGTGCTATGCGTCGCAGGATTGTTGGTGATCGTCGCGCGGCCCGCTCATGCGCAGCAGGGAACGGTTACCGGAACCATCACGGATAGGGCTAACGGACAGCCGATCGAGCGAGTCCAGGTCAGTGTCGTCGGCACGGTGCTCGGCGCGGCTACGAATTCCCAGGGCGTGTACATCATTCGCAACGTCCCTGCGGGAAATCAGCAGGTGCGTGCACTCCGCGTCGGATACGGAGAGCAGAAGCGTACACTTGCGGTTGCCTCGGGACTATCGGCAAATGCCGACATCGTCATGAGTGCAGTTGCAGTGAGCCTGACAGAAGTCGTGACAACTGCGACGGGGCCGAGCAGGCGGGTAGAAATTGGTAACGCCGTCTCGACGATCGATGCGGCCGAAGCTACCGCCAGCTCGTCCATCCGCAGCATCAACGACCTGCTGAACTCGCGCGCACCGGGCGTTGTGGTTCAAACCGGGGTGCAGACGGGAACCGGTTCCCGGGTGCGTATCCGCGGACAGAGCTCGCTCAACCTGAACAACGATCCCATCTATATCATCGATGGCATCCGGATGACGAGCGATAACGGCAGCTCGCGATATGGGTCAGGTGGTGCAAATCCCAGCCGCGTAGGGGACATCAACCCTGAGGACATCGAGGACATCGAGATCGTCAAGGGCCCGTCGGCGGCAACGCTCTATGGGACGGCGGCGGCCAACGGCGTGATTCTCATCACCACCAAGCGAGGCCGGGCCGGCGCGCCCAGGTGGACGGTTTACGGGGAAAGCGGGCTGCTCACCGACCGCAACAACTATCCGCTTAACTACACGATCGCGGGCCGTTCTCCCGGGAGCACGACGGCCCGGACATGCACGCTCGTACAGGT
Coding sequences:
- the atpC gene encoding ATP synthase F1 subunit epsilon gives rise to the protein MLHVSVISPESVLFEGEAAGVVAPAFDGEVGILQGHAPMMTLLGTGALRLNGAGGEKRFTVEGGFLQVVDNKVRIVTERATAA